Proteins from one Arthrobacter sp. DNA4 genomic window:
- the mmsA gene encoding multiple monosaccharide ABC transporter ATP-binding protein: protein MNTPILQMRGITKTFPGVKALQDVTLDVNRGEVHAICGENGVSKSTLMKVLSGVYPHNSFDGEILFENEPCNFSSISDSEKRGIVIIHQELALSPYLSIAENIYLGNEQATNGWVDWRKTNLEAARLLARVGLDENPVTPVQHISVGKQQLVEIAKALSKEVKLLILDEPTAALNDEDSGHLLDLILHLKGQGVTSIIISHKLNEIRKVADAVTIIRDGKTIETLRLDEGQITQERIIRGMVGRDLESLYPEREPRIGEEVLRIEDWSVRHPQDHSRMVVNNANLHVRKGEVVGLAGLMGAGRTELAMSVFGRTYGTATSGKVYKYGEEINTATVSDAIRHGIAYATEDRKHYGLNLIEDIKRNISLAALRKLAKRGFVDKNQETVVANGYRRSMNIKAPSVAAITGKLSGGNQQKVVLSKWMFSDPDVLILDEPTRGIDVGAKYEIYTIIAKLAAEGKAVIVISSELPELLGICDRIYTLAAGHITGEVPIAEATQETLMHYMTKEKE, encoded by the coding sequence ATGAACACACCCATTCTTCAAATGCGAGGAATCACCAAGACGTTCCCGGGCGTAAAAGCCCTCCAGGACGTCACCCTGGATGTGAACCGTGGAGAGGTCCACGCCATCTGCGGTGAAAACGGAGTAAGCAAATCAACGCTCATGAAAGTGTTGTCCGGCGTCTATCCGCACAACAGCTTCGACGGGGAGATCCTCTTCGAGAACGAACCCTGCAACTTTTCCAGCATCTCTGACAGCGAGAAGCGCGGGATCGTCATCATCCACCAGGAACTGGCCCTGAGCCCGTACCTGTCCATCGCCGAGAACATCTACCTGGGCAACGAACAGGCCACCAACGGGTGGGTGGACTGGCGCAAGACCAACCTGGAGGCAGCCCGGCTGCTGGCCCGCGTCGGCCTGGACGAGAACCCGGTCACCCCCGTGCAGCACATCAGCGTGGGCAAGCAGCAACTGGTGGAAATCGCCAAGGCGTTGTCCAAGGAAGTGAAGCTGCTGATCCTGGACGAGCCCACGGCCGCACTCAATGACGAGGATTCCGGCCACCTGCTGGACCTGATCCTCCACCTGAAGGGCCAGGGCGTCACCAGCATCATCATCAGCCACAAACTCAATGAGATCCGCAAGGTGGCGGACGCCGTCACCATCATCCGGGACGGCAAGACCATCGAGACCCTGCGGCTCGACGAAGGCCAGATCACCCAGGAGCGGATCATCCGCGGCATGGTGGGCCGGGACCTGGAGAGCCTGTATCCGGAGCGCGAGCCGCGGATCGGCGAGGAAGTCCTGCGGATCGAGGACTGGTCCGTGCGCCACCCCCAGGACCACAGCCGCATGGTGGTCAACAACGCCAACCTGCACGTCAGGAAGGGTGAGGTGGTGGGGCTTGCCGGCCTCATGGGCGCCGGGCGCACCGAACTTGCCATGAGCGTCTTCGGCCGCACCTACGGCACCGCCACCTCCGGCAAGGTCTACAAATACGGCGAGGAAATCAACACCGCAACGGTGTCCGACGCCATCAGGCATGGCATCGCCTACGCCACCGAGGACCGGAAGCACTACGGGCTGAACCTCATCGAGGACATCAAGCGGAACATTTCCCTGGCAGCACTGCGCAAGCTCGCCAAGCGCGGCTTCGTGGACAAGAACCAGGAGACCGTGGTGGCCAACGGCTACCGCAGGAGCATGAACATCAAAGCCCCGTCGGTGGCCGCCATCACCGGGAAACTGTCCGGTGGAAACCAGCAGAAGGTGGTGCTGAGCAAATGGATGTTCTCCGACCCGGACGTGCTCATCCTCGATGAACCCACCCGCGGAATCGATGTCGGGGCCAAATACGAGATCTACACGATCATCGCCAAACTCGCGGCCGAAGGAAAAGCCGTCATCGTGATTTCCTCGGAACTTCCCGAACTCCTGGGCATCTGCGACCGCATCTACACCCTCGCTGCCGGGCACATCACAGGTGAGGTGCCCATCGCCGAGGCCACCCAGGAGACCCTGATGCACTACATGACCAAAGAGAAGGAATAG
- a CDS encoding ChaB family protein: MPKTGKNDHAREDELPSTLQRSDQKAQDTFAKTYDSALESYDQDEERAARAAYASLKHSYEKVGDHWEPKEKRGPSDKRAEQGIRSSEPTAGGVDANASKEHLYKLAKELDVKGRSKMDKDQLVHALQKANDAATRKARSK, from the coding sequence ATGCCCAAGACCGGCAAGAACGACCATGCCCGTGAGGACGAGCTTCCCTCGACCCTGCAGCGTTCTGACCAGAAGGCCCAGGACACGTTCGCGAAGACCTATGATTCCGCCCTCGAGTCCTACGACCAGGACGAAGAGCGCGCCGCCCGCGCAGCCTACGCCTCACTGAAGCACAGCTATGAGAAGGTGGGCGACCACTGGGAGCCCAAGGAAAAGCGCGGCCCCTCTGACAAGCGCGCGGAGCAGGGCATCCGATCGTCCGAACCCACCGCCGGCGGCGTCGATGCCAACGCCTCAAAGGAGCACCTCTACAAGCTCGCCAAGGAATTGGACGTCAAGGGCCGCTCGAAGATGGACAAGGACCAGCTGGTCCACGCTCTCCAGAAGGCCAACGACGCCGCTACCCGCAAAGCCCGCAGCAAATAG
- the mmsB gene encoding multiple monosaccharide ABC transporter permease has product MSALRESLGFLTSRLRQVGIFVALILIVLLFQGLTGGILLEPQNVTNLVVQNSYILILAIGMVMVIIAGHIDLSVGSVAGFIGAVAGVMIVHWGWPWWAAIPACLLVGALVGAWQGYWIAYVGIPAFIVTLVSMLIFRGLTLITLKNQQITPFPAELRALGGGFLPDLTGGTSVLEWLTVILGVGATAALLIQAFKERRIRRKFDLESEPLVWFVIKTTFTSLLMLVITFLLASYRGTPIVLVVLAALVIAYTALMNNSVFDRHTYAIGGNLHAAELSGIKTKAVTFRLFVNMGVLSALAGLVFTARLNSAQPAGGTGFELDSIAAAFIGGAAVTGGIGTVAGAMIGGLIMGVLNNGMSILGLGTDYQQLIKGLVLLVAVGFDIFNKNRSGGGGDIGKRFKLKTSPPPAAEKPAPAASETVEAGIK; this is encoded by the coding sequence ATGTCCGCCCTACGAGAATCGCTCGGATTCCTCACCAGCCGCCTCCGCCAGGTTGGCATCTTCGTTGCCCTGATCCTGATCGTCCTGCTGTTCCAGGGCCTGACGGGCGGGATCCTGCTGGAACCGCAGAACGTCACCAACCTGGTGGTCCAGAACAGCTACATCCTCATCCTGGCCATCGGCATGGTGATGGTGATCATCGCCGGTCACATCGACCTTTCCGTGGGGTCGGTGGCCGGGTTCATCGGCGCCGTGGCCGGCGTCATGATCGTGCACTGGGGCTGGCCGTGGTGGGCCGCCATCCCTGCCTGCCTGCTGGTCGGCGCCCTGGTGGGTGCCTGGCAGGGCTACTGGATCGCCTATGTGGGGATCCCGGCCTTCATCGTCACCCTGGTAAGCATGCTGATCTTCCGCGGGCTGACGCTCATCACCCTGAAGAACCAGCAGATCACCCCCTTCCCCGCCGAACTCCGTGCCCTCGGCGGCGGCTTCCTCCCCGATCTCACCGGTGGTACCTCGGTACTGGAATGGCTTACCGTCATCCTGGGCGTCGGCGCAACGGCGGCCCTGCTGATCCAGGCTTTCAAGGAGCGCAGGATCCGCCGGAAGTTCGACCTCGAAAGCGAGCCCCTGGTCTGGTTTGTCATCAAGACCACCTTCACGTCGCTGCTCATGCTCGTCATCACCTTCCTGCTGGCGTCCTACCGCGGCACGCCGATCGTCCTGGTGGTCCTGGCCGCGCTGGTCATCGCGTACACGGCCCTCATGAACAACAGCGTCTTCGACCGGCACACGTACGCCATCGGCGGCAACCTCCATGCGGCTGAGCTGTCGGGCATCAAGACCAAGGCCGTCACATTCCGGCTCTTCGTTAACATGGGCGTGCTCTCCGCGCTGGCCGGCCTTGTCTTCACCGCCCGGCTCAACTCCGCACAGCCCGCCGGCGGAACCGGCTTCGAACTCGATTCCATCGCCGCAGCCTTCATTGGCGGCGCCGCGGTCACCGGCGGCATCGGTACGGTGGCGGGAGCCATGATCGGTGGCCTCATCATGGGCGTGCTGAACAACGGCATGTCCATCCTGGGCCTGGGCACCGACTACCAGCAGCTCATCAAGGGCCTGGTGCTCCTTGTCGCGGTCGGTTTCGACATCTTCAACAAGAACCGCAGCGGTGGCGGCGGCGACATTGGCAAGCGCTTCAAGCTCAAGACCAGCCCTCCGCCGGCAGCAGAGAAGCCGGCGCCGGCCGCCAGCGAAACGGTGGAGGCAGGCATCAAGTAG
- a CDS encoding elongation factor G-like protein EF-G2: MSVKSTRESARAAGGRNGPDSKRADQAAGIAAQDPARIRNVALVGHSGAGKTMLIEALLAANGMITRKGSIADGSTVSDSDPAAVHQQRSVTVSLVPLMVDDVKVNLLDTPGYPDFIGELRAGLRASDAALFVVSAVDGIDATTTALWAECGHMMLPRAVVITRLDHPRANYDGALAACRKAFGDGVLPLCVPVPAGGAATGLLGLLSQEVTDYSSGDPSPDVRPAAPGELAAAGAARGALIEGIIAESEDETLMDRYLEGEDIDTAVLAADLETAVARGSFFPVLPTSAVTGLGTAELLDVLVRAFPAPPERSLPDTTDLAGEPAGRLACDPSGPLAAEVVRTSNDPFLGRICLVRVFSGTLQEDTPVHVAGHGLADRGHQDHDTDERVTHIYSPLGASLRPVPYCVAGDMCALAKLGSAETGDTISTRESPLLLATWEMPEPLLPVAVEADSRSDEDALARSLGRIAAGDPTLRVERNAETHQLVLWCMGEAHAEVVLDRLREQGVKLHTVDVVTPLRETFAAPATGHGRHVKQSGGHGQYAVCDIQVEPLDRGGGFEFVDKTVGGVIPGTFIPSIEKGVRAQMDRGVSAGFPVVDLRVTLTGGKAHSVDSSDAAFQAAGALALREAAAAGKIQLLEPVSSVSITVADEHVGSVMSDLSGRRGRLTGTTSSGEGLTEISAEVPDQELLRYAVELRALTAGTGRFRRQYLRHDPVPPNFSPS; encoded by the coding sequence ATGTCGGTGAAGAGCACCAGGGAGTCAGCGCGGGCGGCGGGCGGCAGGAACGGGCCTGATTCGAAGCGGGCCGACCAGGCCGCCGGCATCGCGGCGCAGGACCCGGCCCGGATCCGGAACGTGGCCTTGGTGGGGCACTCCGGTGCCGGGAAGACCATGCTGATCGAGGCCCTGCTCGCAGCCAACGGCATGATCACCCGCAAGGGCTCCATTGCGGACGGGTCCACGGTCAGCGACTCGGATCCGGCCGCGGTCCACCAGCAACGCTCGGTCACGGTCTCCTTGGTGCCGCTGATGGTCGACGACGTCAAAGTGAACCTCCTGGACACCCCCGGCTACCCGGACTTCATCGGCGAGCTGAGGGCCGGGCTTAGGGCCTCGGATGCCGCCCTTTTTGTGGTCTCCGCCGTGGACGGCATCGACGCAACCACCACCGCGCTCTGGGCCGAGTGCGGGCACATGATGCTGCCGCGCGCCGTCGTGATCACCCGGCTGGACCATCCGCGGGCAAATTACGACGGCGCCCTGGCCGCCTGCCGTAAGGCGTTCGGCGACGGCGTCCTGCCGCTGTGCGTCCCGGTGCCGGCAGGGGGTGCGGCCACCGGCCTCCTGGGCCTGTTGTCCCAGGAAGTGACGGACTACTCCTCCGGAGACCCATCACCCGATGTCCGCCCCGCGGCCCCCGGGGAACTTGCAGCCGCCGGCGCCGCGCGGGGTGCCCTGATCGAGGGCATCATCGCCGAAAGCGAAGACGAGACGCTGATGGACCGCTACCTGGAAGGGGAGGATATCGATACCGCAGTGCTGGCGGCCGACCTGGAAACCGCCGTCGCCCGCGGCTCGTTCTTCCCCGTCCTGCCCACGTCCGCCGTCACCGGCCTCGGCACGGCGGAGCTGCTCGATGTGCTGGTGCGCGCCTTCCCGGCACCGCCGGAACGCAGCCTGCCGGACACGACCGACCTTGCAGGGGAACCGGCTGGAAGGCTGGCATGCGACCCCTCGGGGCCGCTCGCCGCCGAGGTGGTGCGCACTTCCAACGATCCCTTCCTGGGACGCATCTGCCTGGTGCGCGTCTTCTCCGGGACGCTGCAGGAGGACACGCCTGTCCACGTGGCCGGTCACGGCCTCGCTGACCGCGGGCACCAGGACCATGACACCGACGAACGCGTCACCCATATCTACTCGCCGCTGGGCGCCAGCCTGCGCCCCGTTCCCTACTGCGTGGCCGGGGACATGTGCGCACTGGCGAAGCTGGGCAGCGCGGAAACCGGGGACACCATTTCCACCCGGGAAAGCCCGCTGCTGCTGGCCACGTGGGAGATGCCCGAACCGTTGCTGCCGGTTGCCGTGGAAGCGGATTCCCGCAGCGACGAGGACGCCCTGGCCCGCAGCCTGGGCCGGATCGCAGCCGGGGATCCCACCCTGCGGGTGGAACGGAACGCCGAAACGCACCAGCTGGTGCTGTGGTGCATGGGTGAGGCGCACGCCGAGGTGGTCCTGGACCGGCTGCGGGAACAGGGCGTCAAGCTGCACACCGTGGACGTGGTGACACCGCTGCGGGAAACCTTCGCTGCCCCCGCCACCGGCCACGGACGCCACGTCAAACAGTCCGGCGGGCACGGCCAGTACGCCGTGTGCGACATCCAGGTTGAACCGCTGGACCGCGGCGGCGGGTTCGAATTCGTGGACAAGACGGTGGGCGGCGTCATCCCGGGAACGTTCATCCCGTCCATCGAAAAAGGAGTCCGGGCCCAAATGGACAGGGGAGTGTCTGCGGGTTTTCCCGTGGTGGATCTGCGGGTGACGCTGACCGGCGGGAAGGCCCACAGCGTGGATTCCTCCGACGCGGCATTCCAGGCGGCGGGGGCCCTTGCCCTGCGCGAGGCGGCGGCCGCGGGAAAGATCCAGCTCCTGGAGCCGGTGTCCTCCGTGTCCATCACCGTTGCCGACGAACATGTGGGCAGCGTGATGAGCGATTTGTCCGGCCGGCGCGGACGCCTCACCGGCACCACCTCCTCCGGCGAAGGGCTGACGGAGATCAGCGCCGAAGTCCCGGACCAGGAACTCCTGCGGTATGCAGTGGAACTGCGGGCCCTGACGGCAGGTACGGGCCGGTTCCGCCGGCAGTACCTGCGGCACGACCCCGTTCCCCCCAACTTCAGCCCGTCCTGA
- a CDS encoding MFS transporter — protein sequence MNAAARKIQNVYLTLTLGNTLAASFIWGINTLFLLDAGLTNLEAFAANAFFTAGMVLFEVPTGVVADSWGRRTSFLLGTVTLAGSTYLYYLLWQLSAPFWWWAAVSALLGLGFTFFSGAVEAWLVDALHFSGYDGGLEAVLGRGQMVSGIAMLAGSVAGGVIAQATNLGVPFLLRVAVLVAMFAVAFLLMHDVGFTPERSAHPLQATRAVLQASLDGGLKNPPVRFMMLAAPFTEGVGFYVFYALQPYLLQLFGDPRAYAIAGLAAAIVAGADIVGGWLAPLVRKLVRRRTTVLIASTITSSAVLVVLLATHIFWLALVLLALWAVVASAGTPVRQAYLNDMIPSKQRATVLSFASLMGSSGGVVVQPLLGRTADLYGYPASLALGGAVQLLAAPFIVLSRRRRSPADVAAGLAAP from the coding sequence GTGAATGCCGCAGCACGCAAGATCCAGAACGTCTACCTGACGCTGACGTTGGGAAACACCCTTGCGGCCTCGTTCATTTGGGGCATCAACACGCTCTTCCTGCTCGATGCCGGGCTCACCAACCTGGAAGCCTTCGCGGCCAACGCCTTCTTCACCGCAGGGATGGTTCTCTTCGAGGTGCCCACCGGGGTGGTGGCCGACAGCTGGGGACGCCGCACGTCCTTCCTGCTGGGCACCGTGACGCTGGCCGGGTCCACCTACCTTTACTACCTGCTGTGGCAGTTGTCGGCTCCGTTCTGGTGGTGGGCAGCGGTGTCTGCACTGTTGGGCCTTGGCTTCACCTTCTTCTCGGGGGCCGTGGAAGCCTGGCTGGTGGACGCCCTCCACTTTTCCGGCTACGACGGCGGACTCGAAGCCGTCCTGGGCCGGGGCCAGATGGTTTCCGGCATCGCCATGCTGGCCGGATCAGTAGCGGGCGGGGTCATTGCCCAGGCCACCAACCTGGGCGTGCCGTTCCTGCTGCGCGTCGCGGTGCTGGTGGCGATGTTCGCTGTTGCCTTCCTGCTCATGCACGACGTCGGCTTCACCCCCGAGCGGTCGGCGCACCCCCTGCAGGCCACCCGCGCAGTGCTGCAGGCCTCGCTGGACGGCGGACTGAAGAACCCTCCGGTGCGGTTCATGATGCTGGCCGCGCCGTTCACGGAGGGCGTGGGATTCTACGTTTTTTACGCCCTCCAGCCCTACCTGCTGCAGCTCTTCGGTGATCCGAGGGCCTACGCTATCGCAGGCCTGGCAGCAGCCATCGTTGCAGGTGCGGATATCGTGGGCGGCTGGCTTGCCCCGCTGGTCCGGAAGCTGGTCCGCCGGCGCACCACGGTACTGATCGCCTCCACCATCACCAGCTCAGCGGTCCTGGTGGTGCTCCTGGCCACCCACATCTTCTGGCTGGCCCTGGTGCTCCTGGCGCTCTGGGCGGTGGTTGCCTCCGCCGGCACCCCCGTGCGCCAGGCGTACCTCAACGACATGATCCCCTCGAAGCAGCGGGCCACCGTCCTGAGCTTTGCCTCGCTCATGGGGTCCAGCGGGGGAGTGGTGGTGCAGCCGCTGCTCGGCAGGACCGCGGACCTCTACGGCTACCCGGCGTCGCTGGCCCTGGGCGGCGCGGTGCAGTTGCTGGCGGCCCCGTTCATCGTGCTGAGCCGCCGCCGGCGCTCGCCTGCCGATGTTGCCGCAGGCCTGGCTGCCCCCTGA